One part of the Dyadobacter sp. 676 genome encodes these proteins:
- a CDS encoding RagB/SusD family nutrient uptake outer membrane protein — MRAFNYFQLVRNWSGVPLRTETNMNETDLKKSTQEEVYNLIISDLLAAEASLPDNPSVAGRPTRWAAKTMLADVYLTLGKFAEARDKAEEVIESRKFSLVPITTKTDFQLKVWGPELVSTSEEIFYLKYTRQPDQGNYMLWVSNHPDTKLFNFGGAYVLYLDVTSDYYTSWDAGDLRKALWDKINFGLGTNTLVSSKFTDQQAVSQNGAGNDDPVYGYSDVLLIYAEASARAGNGPTAAGLEALNTVRRRAYAKPSTEASAIDLELADYNADTFLDRVLTERSYEFQLGGKRWLDLKRTGKAAKAVLAATGKTIAQKHYLWPIPVSEMNYNKGLDPAKDQNPGY; from the coding sequence ATGCGGGCTTTCAACTATTTCCAGCTCGTGCGGAACTGGAGCGGCGTGCCGTTGCGAACGGAGACCAACATGAATGAAACAGATTTGAAGAAAAGTACGCAGGAAGAGGTCTACAACCTGATCATCTCCGATCTGCTGGCAGCCGAGGCAAGTTTGCCGGATAACCCATCGGTGGCGGGCAGGCCAACACGCTGGGCTGCGAAAACCATGCTCGCGGACGTTTACCTGACGCTCGGTAAATTCGCGGAGGCCCGCGACAAGGCAGAGGAGGTAATTGAATCGCGTAAGTTTTCCCTCGTGCCGATCACCACGAAGACGGATTTTCAGTTAAAAGTCTGGGGGCCGGAACTGGTATCTACATCGGAGGAGATTTTTTACCTGAAATATACGCGGCAGCCCGATCAGGGTAACTATATGCTCTGGGTCAGCAACCATCCCGATACGAAGTTGTTCAATTTCGGGGGCGCCTATGTGCTTTACCTGGATGTTACAAGCGATTACTACACATCCTGGGATGCCGGCGACCTGCGTAAGGCCCTTTGGGATAAAATCAATTTCGGGCTGGGCACTAACACGCTCGTGAGCTCGAAATTCACAGACCAGCAGGCCGTAAGCCAGAATGGCGCAGGCAACGACGACCCCGTTTACGGCTATTCCGACGTACTGCTGATTTATGCCGAAGCCTCTGCACGCGCGGGCAACGGCCCTACCGCCGCGGGTTTGGAAGCGCTCAACACCGTGCGCAGGAGGGCATACGCAAAGCCGTCTACGGAAGCTTCCGCAATCGACCTCGAACTGGCGGACTACAACGCCGACACATTCCTGGACCGGGTGTTGACCGAACGCAGCTATGAATTTCAATTGGGCGGAAAACGCTGGCTCGACCTGAAAAGAACGGGCAAAGCAGCGAAAGCGGTGCTGGCTGCCACCGGCAAGACAATCGCCCAGAAACATTACCTGTGGCCCATACCGGTTTCCGAAATGAACTACAATAAAGGCCTCGACCCGGCGAAAGATCAAAATCCGGGTTATTGA
- a CDS encoding FAD-dependent oxidoreductase, translating into MEKLKRRSALTGLGALSFGMLTPSLSKGDVLAKPYSVKQQTITTDILVVGGGTAGVVAAIQAGRAGRKVILVENGSQLGGTTTTGGVAFPGIFLPGVNR; encoded by the coding sequence ATGGAAAAATTGAAAAGACGGTCCGCACTGACGGGCCTTGGAGCGCTTTCTTTCGGAATGCTGACGCCTTCTCTCTCAAAGGGCGATGTGCTGGCTAAGCCTTACTCGGTAAAGCAGCAAACGATCACCACCGACATACTGGTCGTCGGCGGCGGCACTGCGGGCGTAGTTGCAGCCATTCAGGCAGGAAGGGCCGGCCGCAAAGTGATACTCGTCGAAAATGGAAGCCAGCTGGGCGGCACCACTACTACGGGCGGTGTGGCCTTCCCGGGGATTTTTTTGCCTGGGGTAAACAGGTAA
- a CDS encoding FAD-dependent oxidoreductase: MVQEAVAMNDDTLPDFSIPHGRHHPKHQVRLNGQLYALLIEEKCVEAGVKIRFYETPVSASFEKGNWTVDTIGKGTSTRIVCNQLIDCTGNAYVTSIAGFNVLREAVIQPGTLQFQLGGYDFKSLDLKTIEARYQEEIAKGNLVKTDFRNNIVGLLRSGGDNIQHVLGADSTTSETHTVANLKGRSSLLQTLRFLRTLPGCEKIKLVDMQNETAVRETYRIDGHYQITKTDYVTGKVFDDAVSYSYYPIDVHDENGVVPDHLKEGVVPTVPLRALVPRNSRNFLVAGRCVSSDRLANSALRVQASCMGMGQAAGAAAVLANMQNKSPLEVSLDELRKLIEEHGGIVPGRGQKG; this comes from the coding sequence ATGGTGCAGGAGGCCGTCGCGATGAACGACGACACGCTGCCCGACTTCTCCATTCCCCACGGAAGGCACCATCCCAAACATCAGGTACGGCTGAACGGACAGCTGTACGCCCTGCTGATCGAAGAGAAATGTGTGGAGGCCGGCGTGAAAATCCGGTTTTATGAAACGCCGGTCAGCGCTTCTTTTGAAAAAGGCAACTGGACGGTCGATACCATCGGAAAAGGCACCAGCACCCGCATTGTCTGCAACCAACTGATCGATTGCACAGGCAATGCCTATGTCACTTCCATTGCGGGATTTAATGTTTTGCGCGAAGCCGTGATCCAGCCGGGTACGTTGCAGTTTCAGCTTGGGGGCTACGACTTCAAATCGCTTGACCTGAAAACGATCGAGGCGCGCTATCAGGAAGAAATTGCGAAAGGGAACCTGGTCAAAACCGATTTCCGCAACAACATCGTTGGCCTGCTCCGCAGCGGTGGCGACAATATCCAGCACGTGCTCGGTGCCGATTCGACCACCTCCGAAACGCACACGGTGGCTAACCTGAAAGGCCGCAGCTCATTGTTGCAAACTCTGCGGTTCCTGCGGACGCTGCCCGGATGCGAGAAGATCAAACTGGTGGATATGCAAAACGAAACCGCCGTACGCGAAACGTACCGCATCGACGGCCATTACCAGATCACCAAAACCGACTACGTAACCGGTAAAGTGTTCGATGATGCGGTTTCCTATTCCTATTATCCGATCGACGTTCATGACGAAAACGGCGTTGTGCCCGACCACCTTAAGGAAGGTGTAGTCCCGACGGTGCCCCTGCGGGCATTGGTACCCAGGAACAGTCGCAACTTCCTGGTCGCGGGCAGGTGCGTCAGCAGCGACCGTTTGGCTAACTCGGCCCTCAGGGTCCAGGCATCCTGCATGGGTATGGGACAGGCGGCAGGTGCAGCGGCTGTGCTAGCCAATATGCAGAATAAATCGCCTTTGGAAGTCAGCTTGGACGAGCTGCGGAAACTGATTGAGGAACATGGTGGAATTGTGCCCGGCAGAGGCCAAAAAGGCTGA
- a CDS encoding SDR family oxidoreductase, whose protein sequence is MSRNDLKGKVVLIAGGAKNLGGLLSRDLAAKGARIAIHYNSESTRADAEQTLADVLASGAEAFLFQADLTDVKNITKLFDKTIATFGGIDIAINTVGKVLKKQFADTTEEEYDSMSDINSKVAYFFIQEAGKKLNDRGKICTIVTSLLAAYTGLYSTYEGLKAPVEHFTRAASKEFGERGISVTAVAPGPMDTPFFYGQESPEAVAYHKSAAALGGLTDIKDIAPLVEFLITDGWWITGQTIFANGGYTTR, encoded by the coding sequence ATGTCACGAAATGATCTTAAAGGAAAAGTTGTCCTGATTGCCGGAGGAGCTAAAAATCTGGGCGGATTGCTCAGCCGCGACCTCGCTGCGAAGGGGGCCAGAATTGCTATTCATTATAATAGTGAATCCACCAGGGCCGATGCCGAACAAACATTGGCTGATGTGCTGGCATCCGGCGCCGAAGCCTTTCTGTTTCAAGCCGATCTGACCGATGTTAAAAACATTACCAAACTGTTCGATAAAACCATCGCGACGTTTGGAGGCATCGACATTGCCATTAATACGGTTGGCAAAGTGCTGAAAAAGCAGTTCGCCGATACAACGGAGGAAGAATACGACAGTATGAGCGATATCAACTCCAAAGTTGCGTATTTCTTTATTCAGGAAGCCGGCAAAAAACTAAACGACAGGGGTAAAATCTGCACCATCGTCACGTCGCTGCTAGCTGCCTATACCGGTTTGTATTCGACTTACGAAGGCTTGAAAGCTCCTGTGGAACATTTCACCCGCGCGGCTTCGAAAGAGTTTGGCGAACGTGGCATTTCCGTAACGGCGGTGGCACCGGGACCGATGGATACACCGTTCTTCTACGGACAGGAAAGCCCCGAAGCGGTAGCGTATCATAAGTCGGCGGCGGCACTGGGTGGTCTGACCGACATCAAGGACATCGCTCCGTTGGTTGAGTTCCTTATCACCGATGGCTGGTGGATTACCGGGCAAACCATTTTTGCCAACGGCGGTTACACCACCCGTTAA
- a CDS encoding helix-turn-helix transcriptional regulator, protein MKSLDSVNTPSRKEEITDRYFLLLDQHLTDLVTGKATEMLELNDIARELCVSHKHLIAIIQQTKGEHPCHFYIDKIIKKSQQLLTETALPVAEIARMLTYDPSNFNKFFKKYVGQTPGKYRENHNQAI, encoded by the coding sequence ATGAAGTCACTGGATTCCGTCAATACCCCGTCCCGGAAAGAAGAGATCACCGACCGTTATTTTCTCTTGCTGGACCAGCACCTGACCGATCTGGTCACCGGGAAAGCGACCGAGATGCTGGAACTGAACGACATCGCCCGGGAATTATGCGTATCGCACAAACACCTTATCGCCATCATCCAACAGACCAAGGGTGAGCATCCCTGTCATTTCTATATCGATAAGATCATCAAAAAAAGTCAGCAATTACTGACTGAAACCGCATTGCCGGTCGCTGAAATCGCCAGAATGCTCACTTACGACCCGTCGAATTTTAACAAATTCTTTAAGAAATACGTAGGACAAACGCCCGGGAAATACCGGGAAAACCATAATCAGGCGATATAG
- a CDS encoding ABC transporter permease, translating to MLLNYLKIAWRNLRKNRAYAAINITGLALGIGCALLIFALVRFHYQTDRHHRNYERIYQFASRFTSPADEFNFTGVPYAFGQAVRTDHPEIEVVAMLDEWYSPLVAVPVPNQADKKIKDKSHEGAFVEPAFFRIFDYTWLSGGPDGLNQPGTVVMSAEMARKCFGTTTNVIGRVIRLDARIPARVVGVFADYRDDTDLDYSIMASWASLKDQLNTRPEDESFENTNGSTHCYALFGDRFTAADWKRQLPSFVKKYNPEKIRETSYPAIPFGNMHLSPEYGGVSRGLLLSLILIGVLLIGTASINFVNLATAQALNRAREVGVRKVLGSTKTQLFWQFMGETTLIVFAALALAIGIFRYGETLAHIYLHGTFRFTFYFSPSVVAWLALLVMAVILLAGLYPALIVAGFRPVVALAGRLTTQQAGGFSLRRGLVVAQFAISQTLIIGLIVISNQLSYVRTKDLGFRKDAILTVRLPNLPSQDLSKMRTFRNLATAVPDISKFSYSMSGPPQSGSTSQTKVRFDTRTDEEPYSPQQAWVDAGYVGLYGLKLVAGRNLQPSDTAREALINETFMRQLGFNRPEEVLGKFLHKRTVSMEIVGVLKDYNQLDLRQKIRPMFLSTVASGYYSANIQLASSNYGRALKQLEKAYNQVYADDIFDPEFVDDQIQMAYQQEQTMGRLINFFTGIALLIGCMGLYGLVLFMVVRRTKEVGVRKVLGASVGSILWLFSREFIQLIGIAFVLSTPVAWWVMSGWLRNFEYKISLSPSIFLLACLTTVIAALATVSYQSVKAAMTNPVKSLRSE from the coding sequence ATGCTGTTAAACTACCTTAAAATCGCCTGGCGCAACCTGCGCAAAAACCGGGCATATGCAGCCATCAACATAACCGGACTGGCACTTGGAATCGGCTGTGCATTGCTGATTTTCGCGCTTGTCCGCTTTCATTATCAGACGGATCGACATCACCGGAACTATGAGCGGATATACCAGTTCGCTTCCAGGTTCACCTCGCCGGCCGACGAATTCAATTTTACGGGCGTTCCCTACGCGTTCGGCCAGGCGGTGCGCACCGACCACCCCGAAATTGAAGTTGTGGCCATGCTGGACGAATGGTATTCGCCGCTGGTAGCAGTGCCCGTTCCCAACCAGGCAGATAAGAAGATCAAGGATAAAAGCCACGAGGGTGCGTTTGTAGAACCGGCCTTTTTCCGCATTTTCGATTACACCTGGCTTTCCGGCGGGCCGGATGGTCTCAATCAGCCCGGTACCGTCGTTATGAGCGCCGAAATGGCCCGGAAATGTTTCGGTACAACAACCAATGTGATCGGCCGGGTGATCAGGCTAGATGCCCGCATTCCCGCCCGTGTCGTAGGCGTCTTCGCCGATTACCGTGACGATACCGATCTCGACTATTCGATCATGGCCTCATGGGCTTCATTAAAAGACCAGCTTAATACGCGTCCGGAAGACGAATCTTTTGAAAATACCAATGGCAGCACGCACTGCTACGCGCTGTTCGGCGACCGCTTCACGGCCGCGGACTGGAAGAGGCAGCTGCCATCGTTCGTAAAGAAATACAATCCCGAAAAAATCAGGGAAACATCCTATCCGGCTATTCCCTTCGGCAATATGCATCTGTCGCCCGAATATGGGGGTGTCAGCCGGGGGCTACTGCTATCGCTGATATTGATCGGCGTGCTGCTGATCGGCACGGCGAGCATTAATTTTGTGAACCTGGCCACGGCCCAGGCGCTCAACAGGGCGCGGGAGGTAGGGGTAAGGAAGGTGCTGGGCAGTACCAAAACGCAGCTATTCTGGCAATTTATGGGCGAAACGACGCTCATCGTATTCGCGGCCCTGGCTTTGGCAATAGGGATATTCCGATATGGCGAAACCCTGGCGCACATCTACCTGCACGGTACTTTCCGTTTTACATTCTACTTTTCGCCGTCGGTGGTGGCGTGGCTGGCTTTGCTGGTAATGGCGGTAATCCTGCTGGCGGGCCTGTACCCGGCGTTGATCGTGGCGGGTTTCCGGCCGGTGGTGGCGCTGGCGGGGCGGCTCACTACACAGCAGGCCGGCGGCTTTTCCCTCAGGCGGGGGCTGGTTGTGGCGCAATTCGCAATTTCGCAAACCCTGATTATCGGGCTGATAGTAATCTCCAACCAGCTTTCTTATGTCCGTACCAAGGACCTGGGTTTCCGCAAGGACGCCATTCTGACCGTGCGCTTGCCGAATCTGCCCTCGCAGGACCTTAGTAAAATGCGGACCTTCCGTAACCTGGCTACCGCCGTGCCGGATATTAGCAAGTTCAGCTACTCTATGAGCGGGCCTCCCCAATCCGGCTCTACCAGCCAGACCAAGGTCAGGTTCGATACCCGAACGGACGAGGAACCCTATTCACCGCAGCAGGCCTGGGTCGACGCCGGTTATGTGGGCTTGTATGGCCTGAAACTGGTTGCGGGGCGTAACCTCCAACCGTCGGATACCGCCCGCGAGGCGCTCATCAACGAGACCTTCATGCGCCAGCTTGGCTTCAACCGGCCCGAGGAAGTGCTCGGCAAGTTCCTGCACAAGCGAACGGTGTCTATGGAAATCGTAGGTGTTTTAAAGGATTACAACCAGCTGGACCTCCGGCAGAAAATCCGGCCGATGTTCCTGTCGACGGTCGCCAGCGGATACTACTCGGCCAACATCCAGCTTGCTTCCTCCAACTACGGCCGGGCGCTGAAACAGTTGGAAAAAGCCTATAACCAGGTATATGCCGATGATATCTTCGACCCCGAATTTGTGGACGACCAGATTCAGATGGCCTACCAGCAGGAGCAAACTATGGGCAGGCTGATCAACTTTTTCACCGGGATAGCCCTGCTAATCGGCTGCATGGGGCTGTACGGGCTCGTGTTGTTCATGGTGGTACGGCGGACGAAAGAAGTGGGCGTTCGAAAGGTACTCGGCGCGAGCGTGGGCAGTATTTTGTGGCTGTTCAGCAGGGAGTTCATCCAGTTAATCGGCATTGCATTCGTGTTGTCGACGCCAGTAGCCTGGTGGGTGATGAGCGGGTGGCTGCGGAATTTTGAATACAAAATATCGCTCAGCCCGTCCATTTTCCTGTTGGCATGCCTCACCACGGTCATCGCCGCGTTAGCAACGGTGAGCTATCAGAGCGTTAAAGCGGCAATGACGAACCCGGTGAAATCGTTGCGGAGCGAATAA
- a CDS encoding SDR family NAD(P)-dependent oxidoreductase → MDLQLKGKRALVTGASSGLGEVIARMLASEGAEVIVHGRNAERAQQVAEAIREAGGQAEVALGDLASDAGADAVTAAALAGGAIDILVNNAGATSHKNWSDAAADDWMELYNANVVSYVRMIRRIVPQMKELGWGRVINIGGGLAIQPIKEQPHYNATLAARHNLSVSLARQLRETGITCNVVSPGAIINPMVEEWLVGAAPKFGWGNDLEEIKRKAVKDLIPNDTGRFGRPEEIAGAVAYLTSPLADYISGAIIRVDGGTMRSL, encoded by the coding sequence ATGGATTTACAATTGAAAGGGAAACGCGCCCTGGTGACGGGCGCCAGTTCCGGATTGGGTGAGGTAATCGCCCGGATGCTTGCATCGGAAGGGGCTGAGGTGATTGTGCATGGCCGGAATGCGGAACGGGCCCAACAGGTAGCGGAGGCAATCAGGGAAGCGGGCGGGCAGGCCGAAGTAGCGCTCGGCGACCTTGCCAGCGATGCCGGCGCTGATGCCGTAACTGCGGCCGCGCTGGCAGGCGGTGCAATCGATATTCTGGTAAATAATGCCGGTGCGACGAGCCATAAAAACTGGTCGGATGCGGCAGCCGACGACTGGATGGAACTGTATAACGCCAATGTCGTCTCCTATGTGCGGATGATCCGGCGCATTGTGCCCCAAATGAAGGAACTGGGCTGGGGCCGGGTCATCAACATCGGTGGCGGGCTTGCCATACAGCCGATTAAGGAACAACCCCATTATAATGCGACACTGGCTGCACGCCATAACTTGTCCGTGTCCCTCGCCAGGCAACTCCGGGAGACCGGCATCACATGCAATGTCGTTTCTCCCGGCGCGATTATAAATCCGATGGTAGAGGAATGGCTCGTCGGCGCCGCACCGAAGTTTGGGTGGGGTAACGATCTGGAAGAAATTAAGCGAAAGGCGGTAAAAGACCTGATACCGAATGATACCGGCAGGTTTGGCCGGCCCGAAGAGATCGCCGGAGCGGTTGCCTATCTAACCAGCCCGTTAGCGGATTACATTAGCGGAGCGATCATCCGTGTGGATGGCGGAACGATGAGGAGCCTGTAA
- a CDS encoding FAD-dependent oxidoreductase, which yields MKTVAIIGAGPAGLTAAYELTKRNYKVEIFEAQDQVGGMCRTITLWGCLADLGPHRFFSSDRQINELWLEVAGNDYRMVNRQTRIFYKNRFFYYPLKPVNALKNLGLWEAFRCMFSYCVQKVLPVRLKGDFESWVVRRFGRRLFSIFFKNYSEKLWGIKCSELDADFATQRIKKLSLFEAIKSSITGNSGRHKTLVDQFAYPTGGTGMIYERMGDYVQRNGGLIFLNTKVKRVLVENNTARGIELENGTVRLYDAVVSTMPLTSLAANLENVPGEVRQNLRMLTFRNTVLVYLLIDGKDLFEDQWLYIHSPGLSVGRITNFRNWLPELYNNSDKTILALELWCNSDDPMWHSPDEKLIEIAKSDLAETGLARSMPVIDAAVYRIPKCYPVYAKGYFSALLPVQQFFSGISNLYPIGRYGSFKYNNQDHSILMGMLAARKIDGDESIDLWGINTDYENYQESASITETGLKTAADTGMLV from the coding sequence ATGAAGACCGTTGCAATTATCGGGGCAGGACCGGCCGGCTTGACTGCCGCCTACGAGCTCACAAAACGCAATTATAAAGTCGAAATATTCGAAGCCCAGGACCAGGTCGGCGGCATGTGCCGAACAATTACGCTTTGGGGATGCCTGGCAGACCTTGGCCCCCACCGGTTTTTCAGCAGCGATAGGCAAATCAACGAACTTTGGCTGGAAGTCGCCGGTAATGACTACCGCATGGTGAACCGGCAAACCAGGATATTTTACAAAAACCGCTTCTTCTATTACCCGCTTAAACCTGTGAATGCCCTGAAAAACCTGGGGTTGTGGGAAGCATTCCGTTGTATGTTCAGCTATTGTGTGCAGAAGGTTTTACCTGTTCGGTTGAAGGGCGATTTCGAAAGCTGGGTCGTCAGAAGGTTTGGAAGAAGGCTTTTCTCTATTTTCTTTAAAAATTATTCCGAAAAGCTCTGGGGAATCAAATGCAGCGAGCTCGACGCCGACTTCGCTACCCAACGGATTAAAAAACTATCGCTGTTCGAAGCAATCAAAAGCAGCATTACGGGCAACAGCGGCCGGCATAAAACCCTGGTCGACCAGTTCGCATATCCAACGGGCGGGACAGGGATGATCTACGAACGTATGGGCGATTACGTTCAACGTAACGGCGGACTTATTTTTCTGAATACAAAAGTAAAACGGGTGCTGGTTGAAAATAACACCGCCCGCGGTATCGAGCTGGAAAATGGCACGGTCAGACTTTACGATGCGGTTGTCAGCACAATGCCGCTGACGAGCCTTGCGGCCAATCTTGAAAACGTGCCCGGCGAAGTGCGGCAGAACCTCCGCATGCTTACGTTCCGGAATACGGTGCTGGTGTACCTTTTGATCGACGGCAAGGATTTATTCGAGGACCAGTGGCTTTATATACACTCCCCCGGATTGAGTGTTGGAAGAATTACCAATTTCCGTAACTGGTTGCCAGAGTTGTACAATAATTCCGATAAGACGATCCTGGCCCTGGAGCTCTGGTGCAACTCGGACGATCCGATGTGGCATTCCCCCGACGAAAAGCTGATTGAAATTGCCAAATCCGATTTGGCCGAAACGGGTCTGGCCAGGTCCATGCCGGTTATCGATGCCGCCGTTTACCGCATTCCCAAATGCTACCCGGTGTATGCGAAAGGATATTTCAGCGCCCTGCTGCCCGTTCAACAGTTCTTTTCAGGCATCTCGAACCTGTATCCGATCGGGCGGTACGGTTCATTTAAATACAATAACCAGGACCACAGCATTTTAATGGGCATGCTGGCTGCACGGAAAATCGACGGGGACGAAAGCATCGACCTCTGGGGAATCAATACCGATTACGAGAATTATCAGGAAAGCGCATCGATCACCGAAACCGGACTGAAAACCGCAGCGGATACCGGCATGCTGGTTTGA
- a CDS encoding response regulator: MTSKELNSRFNILVVDDNRDMLLITSSLLKISGFRTQTCESGPRCIAMTEAEVFDAVILDIEMSDMDGFAVCEHIRAQPWGKLLPIIAYTGHKEDIFQKYPGKSAFTRFLAKPATIEELSKAIHDAISAMK, translated from the coding sequence ATGACAAGCAAGGAACTCAATTCGCGTTTCAATATTTTGGTCGTGGACGACAACCGGGATATGCTGCTGATAACCAGTTCACTTTTGAAGATCTCGGGATTTCGAACCCAAACCTGCGAATCGGGGCCGCGGTGCATCGCCATGACGGAAGCGGAAGTTTTCGATGCGGTCATTCTTGATATTGAAATGTCCGATATGGATGGTTTTGCCGTTTGCGAACACATTCGGGCACAACCATGGGGAAAACTGCTTCCGATAATAGCCTACACCGGACATAAAGAAGATATATTTCAGAAGTATCCCGGCAAATCGGCTTTTACCAGGTTCCTTGCCAAGCCTGCCACCATCGAAGAACTTTCCAAAGCCATTCACGACGCCATTTCAGCTATGAAATAG
- a CDS encoding chemotaxis protein CheB has protein sequence MTQQGTSVHKRKVIVIGSSAGGVNAVRELAAMLPRNFEAAIFVVQHVQSETKSFLPKILSDAGPLKATHAINGELITDGHIYVAPPDHHMLLDGSWIIISKGPKENNFRPSIDATMRSAAYWYGPDVIGVILTGRLSDGTSGLWTIKEMGGIAIVQDPADASFASMPESVLAAMEVDYQVKLRDLGALLTNLVQSDRAGKTRVFPDKDRLKTEIAIAAQKSAFENGIIQMGDATNLTCPECGGSLVSIREGRSVRYRCHTGHSFSRSSLWQSIVEMTEAALWQAVRRLEEGIILAEQAASQIEHQGQHPEAEEYHRKARELSDKSRRLLELIYN, from the coding sequence ATGACTCAGCAGGGCACCTCAGTTCACAAGCGTAAAGTTATCGTCATCGGATCTTCGGCGGGCGGTGTAAATGCCGTAAGGGAGCTTGCGGCCATGCTTCCGCGAAATTTTGAAGCAGCCATATTTGTAGTGCAGCATGTGCAATCGGAAACAAAAAGCTTTTTGCCGAAAATACTGTCGGACGCCGGACCGCTGAAAGCGACACACGCGATCAACGGCGAGCTGATTACCGATGGCCATATTTACGTTGCCCCGCCGGATCACCATATGCTGCTGGACGGATCGTGGATTATTATCAGCAAAGGCCCGAAAGAAAACAATTTCAGGCCTTCTATCGATGCGACAATGCGCTCGGCAGCCTACTGGTACGGACCCGATGTGATAGGCGTCATCCTGACCGGCAGGCTCAGCGACGGCACTTCCGGTCTATGGACCATCAAAGAAATGGGTGGTATTGCAATTGTGCAGGATCCGGCCGATGCGTCGTTTGCAAGTATGCCTGAAAGTGTATTGGCCGCAATGGAGGTGGATTATCAGGTCAAGCTCAGGGACCTGGGAGCGTTGCTGACTAATCTGGTACAATCGGATCGCGCCGGCAAGACCAGGGTATTCCCCGACAAGGACCGCCTTAAAACCGAAATAGCTATCGCAGCTCAAAAAAGCGCATTCGAAAACGGCATCATTCAAATGGGAGACGCAACAAACCTTACCTGTCCCGAGTGCGGTGGCTCGCTTGTGAGCATCCGGGAAGGCAGGTCGGTCAGATACCGCTGCCATACCGGACATAGTTTCTCGCGGTCGTCGCTGTGGCAGTCGATCGTTGAAATGACCGAAGCAGCGCTATGGCAGGCGGTTCGAAGGCTGGAAGAGGGTATCATCCTTGCCGAACAGGCAGCCTCTCAAATAGAGCACCAGGGCCAGCACCCCGAAGCGGAAGAGTACCACAGGAAAGCGAGGGAGCTCAGCGACAAGTCCAGGCGGCTCCTGGAACTGATCTATAATTGA